The proteins below are encoded in one region of Sulfolobus islandicus Y.N.15.51:
- a CDS encoding helix-turn-helix domain-containing protein: MQGKTEINMPDGRVADIFNVIKFLYGLSDRDIEILKLLLKSQNPLTMEEISSKLNITKSVVNKSILNLEKKNIIIKEKIETSKKGRRAYTYKVDSNYLNKKLLVDLDQLMKDLKVKIANVIGVEIEKTANI; the protein is encoded by the coding sequence ATGCAAGGTAAAACTGAAATAAACATGCCAGATGGTAGAGTAGCTGATATATTTAATGTAATAAAGTTCCTTTATGGACTCAGTGATAGGGATATAGAAATTTTAAAATTGTTACTTAAATCTCAAAACCCTCTCACCATGGAAGAAATTTCAAGTAAATTGAATATTACAAAATCTGTTGTGAATAAATCTATACTGAATCTTGAGAAGAAGAATATAATAATTAAAGAAAAAATAGAAACTTCTAAAAAAGGGAGAAGGGCATATACGTATAAGGTGGATTCAAATTATTTAAACAAGAAATTACTTGTTGATCTAGACCAATTAATGAAAGATTTAAAGGTAAAGATAGCAAATGTTATAGGCGTAGAGATAGAAAAAACTGCTAATATTTAA
- a CDS encoding ParA family protein, with translation MERIDIVSVKGGVGKSFIAYFLSKTLAASHKILLIDKDLTSTLSRVYNIKGNLLSYLTVGQSSLAYFKEVDSGLTVVNVGCSRKIKNVEPKKIADIYSGFSDHDLMIVDNPSIPSDVCLDTELQAYYTYLNEKRLDYNLILILPPNQLLLDESLAFMQLFKDYIKNELSISLGNDLVNFDVISSVINMYNPRERIDISKIKDLTSKIVKIPFKKEAIYTPFNQLNTPMEISELAKYVLEYLESR, from the coding sequence ATGGAAAGAATTGACATAGTAAGCGTTAAAGGTGGTGTAGGGAAATCATTTATAGCTTATTTTCTGAGTAAAACACTTGCTGCAAGTCATAAAATATTACTGATAGATAAAGATTTAACATCTACACTTAGTAGGGTCTACAATATAAAAGGCAACTTACTATCTTATTTGACAGTGGGTCAATCCTCTTTAGCTTATTTCAAAGAAGTTGACAGTGGACTTACAGTAGTTAATGTAGGCTGCAGTAGAAAGATAAAAAATGTAGAACCTAAAAAAATTGCAGATATCTATAGTGGCTTTTCGGATCACGATTTGATGATAGTTGATAACCCATCAATACCCTCAGATGTTTGTTTAGATACTGAGCTTCAAGCTTATTATACTTATTTGAATGAAAAGAGATTAGATTACAATTTGATCTTAATATTACCCCCAAATCAGCTTTTGTTAGATGAAAGTCTGGCATTCATGCAACTATTTAAGGATTATATTAAGAATGAATTAAGTATATCTCTGGGAAATGATTTAGTAAATTTTGATGTAATATCCTCAGTAATAAACATGTATAATCCTAGGGAAAGAATAGATATTAGTAAGATTAAAGATTTAACTAGTAAAATAGTTAAAATTCCATTCAAGAAAGAAGCAATTTATACACCCTTTAATCAACTAAACACGCCAATGGAAATTAGTGAATTGGCAAAATATGTGCTAGAGTATCTAGAAAGTAGGTGA
- a CDS encoding DUF3311 domain-containing protein: protein MVSAKSILAGILLLIPFIVYFAIPTYNKVEPDLGSLPFFYWYQTVWLAISTILFSIAALLLARR from the coding sequence ATGGTAAGTGCGAAAAGTATTTTAGCGGGAATCCTACTTCTAATACCATTTATCGTATATTTTGCAATACCAACATATAATAAAGTAGAGCCAGACTTAGGGAGTTTGCCGTTCTTCTATTGGTATCAAACAGTGTGGTTGGCAATATCAACAATACTTTTCTCAATAGCTGCGCTCCTTCTTGCCAGAAGGTGA
- a CDS encoding winged helix-turn-helix domain-containing protein gives MAKKRSKLEIIQAILEACKSGSPKTRIMYGANLSYALTGRYIKMLMDLEIIKQEGKQYMLTKKGEELLEDIRRFNDMRKNMDQLKEKINSVLSIK, from the coding sequence ATGGCTAAGAAAAGAAGCAAGCTAGAAATTATACAAGCAATACTTGAGGCATGTAAATCTGGATCTCCTAAGACCAGAATAATGTATGGTGCCAATCTAAGCTATGCTCTAACTGGGAGATATATAAAGATGTTAATGGATTTAGAAATCATAAAACAAGAAGGAAAACAGTACATGTTAACTAAGAAGGGAGAGGAACTACTTGAAGATATAAGGAGATTTAATGATATGAGAAAGAATATGGATCAATTAAAGGAGAAAATTAATAGCGTGCTATCCATTAAATAA
- a CDS encoding nucleotidyltransferase family protein gives MYVMHAVILAGGYGKRLRPLTDDRPKPLIEVAGRPIIEWQISWLKQFGITSFVILTGYKWEVLIKWLSENEKRLGISTYFSIEEEPLGTGGALRKVERLLSTENTFIVLNGDIITNLDISKLKISNENVMTMSLVPLKSPYGIVETKDDKIIDFKEKPILENYWINAGVYLMRKEIFKYLPEKGDMEKLTFPKLAKESLLIGIKYYDVYWRSIDTIKDIEEVSEDLIKMKNGLSSER, from the coding sequence TTTTAGCGGGTGGGTATGGTAAGAGATTAAGACCACTTACAGATGATAGGCCTAAGCCTTTGATTGAAGTGGCTGGGAGACCAATTATTGAATGGCAGATCTCTTGGCTTAAACAATTCGGTATTACATCCTTTGTAATATTAACAGGCTATAAATGGGAGGTTCTCATAAAGTGGTTAAGTGAAAACGAAAAGAGATTGGGAATTTCAACGTATTTTTCTATAGAAGAGGAACCTTTAGGTACTGGAGGAGCACTCAGGAAGGTCGAGAGATTATTAAGTACGGAAAACACGTTTATAGTTCTCAACGGTGATATAATAACTAACCTAGATATAAGTAAGTTAAAAATATCTAATGAAAACGTAATGACAATGTCACTAGTTCCCTTGAAGAGCCCATACGGAATAGTCGAAACTAAGGATGACAAGATTATAGATTTTAAGGAGAAGCCAATCTTAGAAAACTACTGGATAAATGCGGGAGTTTATCTAATGAGAAAGGAAATATTCAAATACTTACCAGAAAAGGGAGACATGGAAAAACTCACTTTTCCTAAACTTGCAAAGGAATCGTTATTGATTGGCATAAAGTATTATGATGTCTACTGGAGATCAATAGATACAATAAAAGATATAGAGGAGGTCTCTGAAGATTTAATAAAGATGAAGAACGGGCTAAGCTCTGAAAGGTGA
- a CDS encoding cryptochrome/photolyase family protein codes for MLCLFIFRRDLRLDDNTGLIKALEDCEKVIPAFILDPRQVGNENEYKSEFAINFMINSLNELNDELRKRGSRLYVYFGLAEEVIKNLLKDVDAVYLNEDYTPFSKMRDERIRKYCEDTGKIMKSFEDYLLTSKNDFKNYRNFTTFYNVVKNKQIRKPVQNNYTNYYKNSLGDEHELPPRQGERGGRKEGIKLIERARQINYDRKDFVAEDNRTFLSPHLKFGTLSIREVYYSLLDSQAIIRQLYWRDFYTLLAYYNERVFHEPLKREYNCIEWENNERLFQAWLEGKTGYPIIDAGMRQLNRTGDMPNRVRMLTAFFLVKVLIIDWRIGEKYFASKLIDYDPSVNNGNWQWIASVGTDYIFRVFDPWKQQVTYDPEAKYIKRWVDELESYDAEIIHNAYKYTLKSYPKPIVDWRIRVNLSKRLYEVCRKSKIK; via the coding sequence GTGCTCTGCCTATTTATATTTAGAAGAGATCTGAGACTAGACGACAATACTGGATTAATTAAAGCTTTAGAGGATTGCGAGAAAGTTATTCCAGCGTTTATATTAGATCCTAGACAAGTCGGTAATGAAAACGAATACAAATCAGAGTTTGCCATAAACTTCATGATTAATTCATTGAATGAGCTAAATGACGAGTTAAGAAAAAGAGGATCCAGACTTTATGTCTACTTCGGACTAGCTGAGGAGGTAATAAAGAACTTACTTAAAGATGTTGATGCAGTTTATCTAAATGAGGATTATACTCCATTTAGTAAAATGAGGGACGAAAGAATTCGCAAGTACTGTGAAGATACCGGAAAAATTATGAAATCTTTTGAGGATTACTTACTCACATCAAAGAACGATTTTAAAAACTATAGGAACTTCACAACATTTTATAATGTAGTAAAAAATAAACAAATAAGGAAACCAGTTCAAAATAATTATACAAATTACTATAAAAATTCTTTAGGTGACGAGCATGAATTACCACCTAGACAAGGAGAACGAGGAGGAAGAAAAGAGGGCATTAAATTAATAGAGAGAGCAAGGCAAATTAATTACGATAGGAAAGATTTCGTAGCAGAGGATAATAGAACTTTTCTTTCACCCCATCTGAAATTTGGAACCTTGTCAATTAGAGAGGTTTATTATTCTCTATTAGACAGTCAAGCTATAATTAGGCAGTTATACTGGAGGGATTTCTATACTTTATTGGCTTACTATAATGAGAGAGTATTTCATGAACCGTTAAAAAGGGAATATAATTGCATTGAGTGGGAGAACAATGAAAGGTTATTTCAAGCTTGGCTTGAGGGAAAAACTGGATATCCAATAATAGATGCTGGAATGAGACAATTGAACCGGACTGGTGATATGCCGAACAGAGTTAGAATGTTAACCGCATTTTTCCTAGTTAAGGTTCTTATAATTGATTGGAGGATAGGTGAGAAATACTTTGCAAGTAAATTAATTGATTATGATCCTTCGGTTAACAATGGAAACTGGCAATGGATAGCCTCTGTAGGTACTGATTATATATTTAGAGTATTTGACCCTTGGAAACAACAGGTTACATATGATCCGGAGGCAAAGTATATAAAAAGGTGGGTAGATGAATTGGAAAGCTATGACGCAGAGATCATACATAATGCATACAAATATACTCTGAAGAGCTACCCTAAACCTATAGTAGATTGGAGAATAAGGGTAAATCTCTCAAAGAGACTTTACGAGGTATGTAGGAAATCTAAAATAAAATAG
- a CDS encoding sodium:solute symporter family protein — translation MLGLAGIIVFIALFIVFIFLGFYGAFWRKGNLDLLHEWGLAGRRLGTVLVWFLMGADLYTAYTFIAVPSSLYAKGAIYFFAVPYVSLTFAIAMLTMPKLWIVSRNRGYVTAADFVKDRFNSSILAALIALTGVVAELPYIALQIVGMKSVLQMMLLGIGNAALVSEISLIVSFIILAAFTYTSGLRGAALTGVFKDILIWITVISVIVIVPLQYGGFTHAFSVINSANLSARYTTLPSNLQIAYWSLFLGSALALYLYPHSINGSLSADDKNRLMYSTALLPIYGIGLAIIALFGILVYAVPNALSVVSKYGGALVVPALITSTMPDWAAGIMLLGIFVGGLVPAAIMAIAASNLLVRNVIKEVNPSITPKGETTLAKWISAVIKFLALAFVFLVPSTYAINLQLLGGILITQTLPAVFLGLYTKWFNPWALTAGWATGIISGTYMFFTFGLPRATSLYPTLFGLMYAAVIALVLNLVVSVIGTLVANALGFKTKSNISAEDLKG, via the coding sequence ATGTTAGGGCTAGCTGGAATAATCGTCTTTATAGCACTTTTCATAGTATTCATATTCCTTGGATTTTATGGGGCTTTTTGGAGAAAAGGAAATTTGGATTTGCTTCATGAATGGGGATTAGCAGGGAGAAGGTTAGGTACTGTTCTAGTATGGTTCTTAATGGGTGCAGATTTATACACAGCATATACATTTATTGCAGTACCATCAAGCCTTTACGCAAAAGGTGCAATATATTTCTTCGCAGTACCATATGTTTCTTTAACCTTTGCCATAGCGATGTTAACAATGCCTAAACTATGGATTGTTTCGAGAAATAGAGGTTATGTGACGGCAGCTGATTTCGTGAAAGATAGATTCAACAGTAGCATTTTAGCTGCTTTAATAGCGTTAACTGGTGTAGTCGCTGAATTACCTTATATAGCATTACAAATAGTAGGTATGAAGTCGGTCCTACAGATGATGTTATTAGGAATAGGTAACGCGGCCTTAGTGTCTGAAATTTCCCTAATAGTTTCCTTCATAATTTTAGCGGCATTTACGTACACTTCCGGCCTTAGGGGTGCTGCGTTAACTGGAGTTTTTAAAGATATTTTGATCTGGATCACGGTTATATCGGTAATCGTAATCGTACCACTACAATATGGGGGTTTCACTCACGCCTTTAGTGTTATAAACTCAGCAAACCTTTCAGCAAGATATACTACACTACCAAGTAACTTACAAATAGCATATTGGAGTTTATTCTTAGGTAGTGCACTAGCCCTATACCTTTATCCACATTCAATAAACGGTTCATTAAGCGCTGATGATAAGAATAGATTAATGTATAGTACAGCATTGTTGCCAATTTATGGTATTGGTCTAGCAATAATAGCATTATTTGGTATTTTAGTTTATGCGGTACCAAACGCATTGAGTGTTGTATCTAAATATGGGGGTGCCCTTGTAGTTCCTGCATTAATAACATCAACCATGCCAGATTGGGCTGCTGGTATAATGCTACTAGGTATATTTGTTGGTGGCCTAGTCCCAGCTGCAATTATGGCAATAGCGGCATCCAATTTACTAGTTAGAAATGTAATAAAAGAGGTAAATCCAAGCATTACACCCAAAGGGGAGACAACACTAGCTAAGTGGATATCAGCTGTTATAAAGTTCTTAGCTTTAGCCTTCGTCTTCCTAGTCCCATCTACATATGCCATCAACCTCCAATTGCTAGGAGGAATACTTATAACACAGACATTACCGGCAGTGTTCTTAGGTTTATACACTAAATGGTTTAATCCATGGGCATTAACTGCGGGATGGGCTACTGGAATTATAAGCGGGACCTATATGTTCTTCACATTTGGACTACCTCGTGCCACGTCTCTATATCCTACGCTTTTCGGTTTAATGTATGCTGCAGTAATAGCGTTAGTACTGAACCTGGTAGTTTCAGTCATAGGTACGCTTGTAGCTAATGCCCTAGGGTTCAAGACTAAAAGCAATATATCTGCAGAGGATCTAAAAGGATGA
- the cobB gene encoding NAD-dependent protein deacetylase, which yields MIYEKVAEELISSSYTIAFTGAGISTASGIPDFRGPQGLWKKYSPELASIEYFEKDPKNFWGFYSLRMRGLFEAQPNKAHYSLAELEKMGIIKVIITQNIDGLHQKAGSKNVIELHGTMRRSYCVLCLRTYDSLNVLSMIEKGNLPPRCDCGGIIRPDVVLFGEPVKNIYEALSIAYESDLVISIGSSLTVYPANLIPQTVKERGGKLIILNMEETPLDSIADYVVREPVEISLPKIVENVRQKILS from the coding sequence ATGATATACGAGAAAGTAGCTGAAGAACTTATTTCCTCTTCTTACACCATAGCCTTTACCGGAGCCGGTATTAGTACAGCTTCTGGTATTCCCGATTTCAGAGGTCCTCAAGGATTATGGAAGAAGTATTCACCAGAGTTAGCTAGTATAGAATATTTTGAAAAAGATCCTAAAAATTTTTGGGGATTCTACTCATTAAGAATGAGGGGATTATTCGAAGCCCAACCTAATAAGGCACACTACTCTTTGGCTGAGTTAGAAAAGATGGGCATAATAAAGGTAATAATAACACAAAATATTGACGGTCTACATCAGAAGGCTGGTTCTAAGAACGTTATTGAGCTTCACGGAACTATGAGGAGGTCATATTGCGTTTTATGCTTAAGGACTTATGATTCGCTAAACGTCCTAAGTATGATAGAAAAGGGTAATCTTCCACCTAGGTGTGATTGTGGTGGGATAATAAGGCCAGATGTTGTGCTTTTTGGGGAACCAGTTAAGAACATTTATGAGGCACTAAGTATTGCCTATGAATCTGATCTCGTAATTTCAATTGGTTCTTCATTAACTGTATATCCAGCCAATTTAATTCCACAGACCGTAAAAGAAAGAGGTGGTAAGCTAATAATTTTAAATATGGAAGAGACCCCGTTGGATAGTATTGCGGATTACGTTGTAAGGGAACCAGTGGAAATTTCATTGCCCAAGATAGTTGAGAACGTGAGACAGAAAATACTTTCGTGA
- a CDS encoding glycoside hydrolase family 15 protein, with translation MTRYLILGNGSLTVLYDSNFTIREIYWPLTTTNNLHRGRFGVFVNGKFSWLDNLNPKIGYLDDTLAAYSSFSFEGVNFYLEDVIDMAYDIWIRKVSVKDVKDRDVRVFTAFDFHVGGTPDGNTALFDPYSESMIQYKGSRWFLLSSPIPFYQYATGIKEYKGLLGTWKDCEDGELSGNPIAQGSVDFASSFKLYGEDLYIWLVAGKNYNEAKGLSDYVRKRTPAILFKRVKDYWRAWLSKVNDYGEYDSILRRSLLILQSHVQNNGAIVASLDTDIMKFNRDTYNYVWHRDAVFCILALELMGYFDRSRQFFEFTRRLFTINGALFHKYTVDGHFGSTWHPWTLDYLPIQEDETALVLYALWFHFSKWKDVDFIKTYYRSMVKGIADFLVNYREKATDLPLPSFDLWEERIGTHFYTTITVIAGLRAAADFARYFGEDELAQKYETVADQMRNSLDLFWVGDHYARTIYMKEGQVHKIDETVDSSILLAPIFNVIPMSDSRFVKNLETVIEKLSVKRGLVRYEGDQYLRGGNNSNIWFISTLWLSQVYSLMGEKDKAKEKIDWVLSKSLPTGVIPEQIDDNDKYPSVSPLAWSHAELIRAIYALRNGTLDPK, from the coding sequence ATGACTAGATATTTGATCTTGGGAAACGGTTCATTGACAGTTCTATACGATAGTAATTTTACAATAAGGGAAATATACTGGCCATTAACTACTACAAATAATTTACATAGGGGCAGGTTTGGTGTTTTTGTTAATGGTAAGTTCTCATGGTTAGATAATTTAAATCCAAAGATTGGATATTTAGATGATACTTTAGCGGCATATTCATCTTTTTCCTTTGAGGGAGTGAATTTTTATTTAGAAGATGTAATAGATATGGCTTATGATATTTGGATAAGGAAAGTTTCAGTAAAAGACGTAAAGGATAGGGACGTTAGAGTTTTTACCGCTTTTGATTTTCATGTTGGGGGAACACCAGATGGTAATACTGCACTTTTTGACCCTTATTCTGAGTCTATGATACAATATAAAGGTTCTAGATGGTTTTTACTTTCATCTCCGATTCCCTTCTATCAGTACGCTACGGGAATTAAGGAATATAAGGGACTTTTAGGGACATGGAAAGATTGCGAAGATGGTGAACTTTCCGGTAATCCAATTGCTCAAGGTTCAGTTGATTTTGCTAGTAGTTTCAAATTGTATGGAGAAGATTTATATATATGGTTAGTAGCCGGTAAAAATTATAATGAAGCTAAGGGTTTAAGCGATTACGTGAGGAAGAGAACACCCGCGATTTTATTCAAGAGGGTTAAGGACTATTGGAGAGCGTGGTTAAGTAAAGTAAACGATTACGGTGAATACGATTCGATTTTAAGGAGAAGTTTACTGATTTTGCAATCCCATGTACAGAACAACGGTGCCATAGTAGCGTCACTAGATACTGATATTATGAAGTTTAATAGGGACACATATAACTACGTGTGGCATAGAGATGCTGTATTCTGTATTTTAGCTCTTGAACTAATGGGGTATTTTGATAGATCTAGACAGTTCTTTGAATTCACTAGGAGGCTCTTCACAATAAACGGTGCGCTATTTCATAAATATACTGTTGATGGACATTTCGGTTCCACATGGCATCCCTGGACTTTGGACTATTTGCCTATTCAAGAAGATGAGACTGCATTAGTACTTTACGCCTTATGGTTTCATTTTTCAAAGTGGAAAGATGTTGATTTTATAAAGACTTACTATAGGTCCATGGTTAAGGGTATAGCTGATTTTCTAGTAAATTATAGAGAAAAGGCTACCGATCTTCCACTTCCCTCATTCGATCTATGGGAAGAGAGGATTGGTACTCACTTTTATACTACAATAACTGTAATCGCAGGATTAAGGGCTGCAGCGGATTTTGCAAGATATTTTGGAGAAGACGAGCTAGCACAAAAATATGAAACTGTCGCAGATCAAATGCGTAATTCATTAGATTTATTCTGGGTTGGTGATCATTACGCTAGAACGATATATATGAAGGAAGGTCAAGTTCATAAGATCGATGAAACTGTTGACTCAAGTATATTGTTGGCACCAATATTTAATGTAATTCCGATGAGCGACTCCCGTTTTGTAAAGAATTTAGAGACTGTTATAGAGAAGTTAAGTGTTAAAAGGGGATTAGTTAGGTATGAGGGTGATCAATATTTAAGAGGAGGTAATAATTCCAATATCTGGTTTATATCTACATTATGGTTATCTCAAGTTTATTCGTTAATGGGTGAGAAAGATAAGGCTAAGGAAAAGATAGATTGGGTCTTGTCGAAATCTTTACCAACTGGAGTTATACCAGAACAAATTGACGATAATGACAAATATCCATCAGTTTCTCCCTTAGCGTGGAGCCACGCAGAGTTAATAAGGGCAATATATGCATTAAGAAATGGCACATTAGATCCTAAATAA